The proteins below come from a single Natranaerofaba carboxydovora genomic window:
- the ablA gene encoding lysine 2,3-aminomutase: MPEQRSTYFESIPVDSWNDWKWQLKNRITSVDELKEIVNLTKNEEKGIGETLKHLRMAITPYYASLMDKDNPSCPIRLQAIPSSLEVDRSKHDLEDPLHEDTDSPVPGITHRYPDRVLFLVTDQCSMYCRHCTRRRIAGTTDNIRPSEELNNAIEYIKKTPEIRDVLISGGDGLLIPDEKLEELIKKLREISHVEIIRIGTRTPVVMPQRITEDLVSILKKYHPIWVNTHFNHPKEITEEAKNAITKLADAGIPLGNQSVLLNGVNNCPHIMKDLVHELTKIRVRPYYLYQCDLSQGIEHFRTPVSTGIEIIESLRGHTSGFCVPTFVVDAPGGGGKIPVSPQYLISQSSDKVILRNYEGVIASYQEPLKQNEDERTHLCVKGECYDKSSNNSKEEIGIKKLFAEESISLEPKELSRELRRKK, from the coding sequence ATGCCAGAACAAAGAAGTACTTATTTTGAATCAATACCTGTAGATTCTTGGAATGATTGGAAATGGCAATTAAAAAACAGAATTACAAGTGTTGACGAGTTAAAGGAAATAGTTAACCTAACGAAAAATGAAGAAAAAGGTATTGGCGAAACCCTTAAACATCTTAGAATGGCAATAACACCTTATTATGCTAGTTTAATGGATAAAGACAATCCTAGTTGCCCCATACGGCTTCAAGCTATCCCAAGTTCTTTAGAGGTTGATAGAAGCAAACATGATTTAGAAGACCCTTTACATGAAGATACAGATTCTCCTGTGCCAGGTATTACCCACAGGTATCCTGATAGAGTTTTATTTCTTGTTACTGACCAGTGTTCAATGTACTGTAGACACTGTACAAGAAGGCGAATTGCAGGCACCACTGATAACATAAGACCTTCAGAAGAGTTAAATAATGCTATAGAATACATTAAAAAAACACCTGAAATTAGAGATGTATTAATCTCGGGTGGCGACGGCTTATTAATCCCTGACGAAAAACTTGAAGAGTTAATCAAAAAACTAAGAGAAATTTCCCATGTGGAGATTATTAGAATAGGAACTAGAACACCAGTGGTTATGCCGCAAAGAATTACAGAGGATCTAGTAAGTATTTTAAAAAAATATCATCCAATTTGGGTAAACACACATTTTAATCATCCTAAAGAAATCACAGAAGAAGCAAAGAATGCTATAACAAAATTAGCAGATGCCGGGATACCTCTCGGTAATCAAAGCGTACTTTTAAACGGTGTCAATAATTGTCCACATATAATGAAAGATCTGGTCCATGAACTAACCAAAATACGTGTACGTCCTTATTATCTGTATCAGTGTGATCTCTCACAGGGAATAGAACATTTTAGGACTCCAGTTTCTACTGGGATAGAAATAATAGAGTCCCTTCGCGGGCATACCAGCGGCTTTTGTGTGCCAACTTTTGTTGTGGATGCTCCGGGAGGAGGCGGAAAAATTCCTGTTTCGCCTCAGTATCTTATATCTCAATCATCTGACAAGGTTATCTTGCGTAATTATGAAGGTGTTATAGCAAGTTATCAGGAGCCACTAAAACAAAACGAAGACGAAAGAACCCATTTGTGCGTTAAAGGTGAATGTTATGATAAATCTTCAAATAATAGCAAGGAAGAGATTGGAATCAAAAAGCTTTTTGCAGAAGAGTCAATAAGTTTGGAACCTAAAGAACTTTCAAGAGAACTTCGCAGAAAAAAATAA
- the fsa gene encoding fructose-6-phosphate aldolase: MRFFIDTASFDNIKEISSWGIIEGVTTNPSLVSKENLSLQEIVKKITSIIDGPVSAEVIATDYDNMLKEARELHSIASNVVVKIPLIEDGLKAASTLKKEGIKTNLTLVFSVNQALLAAKAGATYVSPFVGRLDDIGVDGMKIAGDIVEAFDYYDLDSEVIAASIRNPAHVEEAIKRKCHVATVPYDVLKKMVEHPLTDIGIQKFLDDWNKKN; this comes from the coding sequence GTGCGTTTTTTTATAGATACTGCTAGTTTTGATAATATAAAAGAAATTTCATCCTGGGGGATTATCGAAGGTGTTACTACGAATCCTTCTTTGGTATCAAAGGAAAACTTAAGTCTTCAGGAAATAGTTAAGAAAATCACTTCAATAATTGATGGCCCGGTAAGTGCAGAAGTTATTGCAACTGACTATGATAATATGCTAAAAGAAGCCAGGGAGCTTCACTCTATTGCTTCAAACGTAGTAGTTAAAATCCCGTTGATTGAAGATGGCCTAAAAGCAGCTAGCACATTAAAGAAAGAAGGGATTAAGACCAACCTTACTCTTGTTTTTTCAGTGAACCAGGCACTGCTTGCTGCTAAAGCAGGGGCGACTTATGTTAGTCCATTTGTAGGTCGCTTGGATGACATCGGGGTTGATGGCATGAAGATTGCTGGGGATATTGTAGAAGCGTTTGATTATTATGATTTAGATTCAGAAGTTATTGCTGCAAGTATAAGAAATCCAGCACATGTGGAAGAGGCAATTAAAAGAAAATGCCATGTAGCTACAGTTCCATATGATGTGCTAAAGAAAATGGTGGAACATCCCCTGACAGATATTGGCATTCAGAAATTTTTAGATGACTGGAATAAGAAAAATTGA
- a CDS encoding CTP synthase translates to MPKFIFVTGGVVSSLGKGIAAASIGRLLKNRGLKVTMQKFDPYINVDPGTMSPYQHGEVFVTDDGVETDLDLGHYERFIDENLTGICNITTGKIYWSVLSKERRGEYLGKTVQVIPHITDEIKSKLTGAAEESGAEVVIAEIGGTVGDIEGLPFLEAIRQMRSDVGRDSVMYIHLTLVPYLDKSGELKTKPTQHSVKELRSIGIQPDMILCRTEQKLSREIKEKLALFCDINVNAVIDNQDAKTIYEVPLALNEQDVDEFIVERLNLNSKPVQLDNWKSLVHNIFNLNNKVKIALVGKYTSLHDAYMSLVEALNHAGYNNNTKIEIKWVSAEDLEREEVDLGEIFEDVNGIVVPGGFGDRGIEGKIKAANYARENRLPYLGLCLGMHCAVIEFARNVAKLSGAHSSEFMPETSYPVIDLLPEQKNVKDKGGTMRLGAYPCKLKKDTLVYKAYNEEDISERHRHRYEFNNDYRKRLEDSGLMISGTSPDERLVEIVELEDHPWFVGVQFHPEFKSRPEKPHPLFVDFIKSCF, encoded by the coding sequence ATGCCAAAATTTATATTTGTAACCGGAGGAGTAGTGTCTTCATTAGGCAAGGGAATTGCAGCTGCATCAATTGGGAGACTTCTTAAAAACAGAGGCCTAAAAGTAACAATGCAAAAGTTTGATCCTTATATTAACGTGGATCCTGGTACAATGAGTCCTTACCAGCATGGCGAAGTATTTGTTACTGATGATGGAGTTGAGACAGATCTTGACCTTGGCCATTACGAAAGATTCATTGACGAAAATTTAACCGGCATCTGCAATATAACTACCGGTAAAATATATTGGTCGGTATTGTCAAAAGAAAGAAGAGGAGAATATTTAGGTAAGACAGTACAGGTAATCCCACACATTACCGACGAAATTAAATCAAAGCTTACAGGTGCAGCCGAAGAAAGTGGAGCAGAAGTAGTTATAGCTGAAATAGGAGGAACAGTAGGAGATATAGAAGGCCTCCCTTTTCTTGAAGCCATTCGGCAAATGAGAAGTGATGTGGGAAGAGATTCAGTAATGTATATACATTTAACTTTAGTGCCCTATTTGGATAAGTCAGGCGAACTAAAAACAAAACCCACTCAACACAGCGTTAAAGAACTAAGAAGTATTGGGATACAGCCAGATATGATCCTTTGCAGAACAGAACAAAAACTGTCTAGAGAGATAAAGGAAAAGTTAGCACTGTTTTGTGATATCAATGTAAATGCTGTAATAGACAATCAAGATGCTAAAACAATCTATGAAGTCCCTCTGGCTTTAAATGAACAAGATGTCGATGAGTTTATTGTCGAAAGATTAAACTTAAATTCAAAACCGGTTCAGTTAGACAACTGGAAAAGTTTAGTTCATAATATTTTTAATTTAAATAATAAGGTCAAGATAGCTTTAGTTGGAAAGTACACTTCATTACATGACGCATATATGAGCCTTGTTGAAGCATTAAATCATGCAGGTTATAACAACAATACTAAAATAGAAATAAAATGGGTTTCAGCTGAAGATCTAGAAAGAGAAGAAGTAGATTTGGGTGAAATTTTTGAGGATGTAAATGGTATCGTAGTACCTGGTGGTTTTGGCGATAGAGGCATCGAAGGTAAGATTAAAGCAGCAAATTATGCTAGAGAAAATAGATTACCATATTTGGGCTTATGCCTGGGCATGCACTGTGCAGTTATTGAGTTTGCTAGAAATGTAGCTAAACTATCCGGAGCACATAGCTCGGAATTCATGCCTGAAACAAGCTATCCTGTAATAGATTTGTTACCTGAGCAAAAAAATGTGAAAGATAAAGGAGGCACCATGAGACTGGGTGCATATCCCTGCAAACTAAAAAAAGATACATTAGTCTATAAAGCCTATAACGAAGAAGATATATCCGAAAGACACAGACACAGGTATGAATTTAATAATGATTATAGAAAAAGATTAGAAGATAGCGGTTTGATGATTTCTGGCACATCGCCCGATGAAAGGCTAGTAGAAATAGTAGAACTCGAAGATCATCCCTGGTTTGTTGGAGTTCAGTTCCATCCAGAATTCAAGTCAAGGCCAGAAAAACCTCATCCATTATTCGTAGATTTTATAAAATCATGTTTTTGA
- the glpX gene encoding class II fructose-bisphosphatase, with product MERVLSLEFARVTEAASMSAAEYMGKGDKEGADQAAVDAMRRAFDTVKIDGKVVIGEGEKDEAPMLYIGEEVGEGGDKVDIAVDPVEGTNLIAKGLPNALAVIAVGARGALLHAPDIYMDKIAVGKEAKGKVSLDASVKENLNAVAKANGKKLSEVVAIVLDRPRHEHIIKEIREAGARIKLISDGDVSAAIAAAIPDTGIDILFGIGGAPEGVLAAAALSCVDGEMQARLKPKDEKQENKAKEMGLDVDKFLDMEDLVSGDDLMFAATGITDGDLLRGVRYEGNYKARTHSLVMRKKTGTMRYVSAIHSLDKKPQYIMGSE from the coding sequence ATGGAAAGAGTACTTTCCCTGGAGTTTGCCAGGGTGACAGAAGCTGCTTCTATGTCTGCTGCAGAATATATGGGTAAAGGCGATAAAGAAGGTGCTGATCAGGCAGCGGTGGATGCTATGAGAAGAGCTTTTGATACGGTTAAGATAGACGGGAAAGTGGTTATAGGTGAAGGGGAGAAGGATGAAGCCCCGATGCTTTATATTGGAGAAGAAGTTGGAGAAGGTGGAGACAAGGTAGATATTGCTGTAGATCCAGTAGAGGGGACTAATTTAATCGCCAAAGGCCTTCCAAATGCCCTCGCTGTTATTGCAGTTGGCGCAAGAGGTGCTCTTTTACATGCACCTGACATTTATATGGACAAAATTGCTGTTGGAAAAGAAGCTAAAGGAAAGGTTAGCCTTGATGCGTCAGTCAAGGAAAATTTAAACGCAGTTGCAAAAGCCAACGGGAAAAAACTCTCAGAGGTAGTAGCGATTGTTCTTGACAGGCCTAGACATGAACATATAATAAAAGAGATTAGGGAAGCAGGAGCAAGGATCAAACTTATAAGTGATGGTGATGTATCTGCTGCTATAGCCGCTGCTATCCCTGATACAGGGATTGATATTTTGTTTGGGATAGGTGGTGCCCCTGAAGGAGTACTTGCTGCTGCTGCTCTTTCGTGTGTAGATGGAGAGATGCAGGCAAGGCTTAAGCCAAAAGATGAAAAACAAGAAAATAAAGCAAAAGAGATGGGCTTAGATGTTGACAAGTTTTTGGATATGGAAGATCTAGTTAGTGGGGATGATCTTATGTTTGCAGCTACAGGCATAACCGATGGTGATCTTTTAAGAGGTGTTAGGTATGAAGGGAATTATAAAGCTAGAACTCATTCTCTTGTCATGAGAAAGAAAACAGGAACTATGAGGTATGTAAGTGCTATACATAGCCTTGACAAAAAGCCTCAGTATATTATGGGCAGTGAATAA
- a CDS encoding sulfite exporter TauE/SafE family protein yields MIYVIGVITGIITGLALGGGAVLIPFLVIFLEVRQHVAQGISLMVFLPISVVAIITHLKQGNINVELAIYIVIGSLGGAIGGALLAMNLEPGFLQSLYGVFLIIMGIFEICEAKKMKM; encoded by the coding sequence ATGATTTATGTTATTGGAGTTATAACAGGCATAATTACAGGCCTAGCCCTTGGAGGGGGAGCAGTATTGATACCATTTTTGGTAATTTTCTTGGAAGTAAGACAACATGTAGCCCAGGGTATTAGCCTGATGGTATTTCTCCCAATTTCTGTAGTTGCTATAATCACTCATCTAAAGCAGGGAAATATCAATGTAGAACTGGCCATTTATATTGTAATAGGTAGTCTTGGCGGGGCTATTGGCGGCGCTTTACTAGCTATGAATCTTGAACCAGGTTTTTTGCAAAGCTTATACGGGGTTTTTTTGATAATCATGGGGATATTCGAGATTTGTGAAGCAAAAAAAATGAAAATGTAA
- a CDS encoding transglycosylase domain-containing protein, which produces MFLLLVFLIFVLIFFLSVFYLPIVVKAIEEDPIPDQKTAVTLLDKDGNEFYKDYSDYRIKKSIDEIPNEVIQALISVEDERFYDHYGIDFRGVARAALTNISERRIVEGGSTITQQLAKNYFLSQDRTFARKINEVAYTIFLERNLTKQEIIERYLNKVYFGHGAYGIEAASRLYFDKNVSDITLSEKAMLIGLIRSPYGYSPHNDISAAKRRRNVVLSKMYDNGFIGAEEVTEAMNDDIELAEISRGKSEFPYFANQVIRELREIKGNKGKSIHENGLVVHTTLDRELQKEAKSIMQNDLPVQRYLEVDETRLAQPQGSLVALEPDTGFVRTLVGGRSFEKSELNRANLKNGREMGSVFKPFVYATALEEKHYHPATMITCEETEFKLDGNSDEVYTPTCFGGGYHDEDFTLRRALTKSCNVAAVTINKEINPKNSVRYAKKLGIESDLSPWLSLPMGAFGVSLYEVTASYAPFANHGVRTAPTLIKEVENFKNETVYQDENSREVVLDERIAYQLTNMLKDVISPEGTASSIYQNVSFDAAGKTGTSQDGRDAAFVGYTPELVVGVHIGDDKNEVLQGTGGGLAAPLWARFMNRADEKYEFGNFDKPDGMVAKDICQESGNIASTNCPDDHVKEEHFLPNKVSREICDEHFDIPGLHWGVW; this is translated from the coding sequence ATGTTCTTGCTATTAGTTTTCCTTATTTTTGTCCTAATATTTTTCTTAAGTGTATTTTATTTACCCATTGTAGTAAAAGCAATTGAAGAGGATCCTATACCAGACCAAAAGACTGCAGTAACTTTATTAGATAAGGATGGCAATGAATTCTACAAAGATTATAGTGATTACAGAATAAAAAAATCCATTGATGAAATTCCAAACGAGGTAATACAAGCTTTAATATCCGTAGAAGATGAACGTTTTTATGATCATTATGGCATTGATTTTAGAGGTGTAGCAAGAGCAGCACTTACTAATATAAGTGAGCGAAGGATAGTAGAGGGTGGGTCTACGATAACCCAGCAGTTAGCCAAGAATTATTTTTTGAGCCAGGATAGAACTTTTGCCAGAAAGATTAATGAAGTTGCATATACAATATTTCTTGAAAGAAACCTGACCAAGCAAGAAATTATTGAGAGGTATTTAAATAAAGTTTATTTCGGCCATGGTGCGTATGGTATTGAAGCCGCTAGCAGGCTTTATTTTGACAAAAATGTTTCTGACATTACTCTGTCAGAAAAAGCTATGTTAATCGGTCTCATTCGAAGTCCTTATGGTTATTCCCCTCATAATGATATAAGCGCAGCCAAAAGAAGAAGGAATGTAGTTCTATCAAAAATGTATGATAATGGGTTTATTGGTGCAGAAGAGGTTACTGAAGCAATGAATGATGATATAGAGCTAGCTGAGATCAGCAGAGGGAAATCCGAGTTTCCTTATTTCGCCAACCAGGTAATTAGAGAGCTTAGAGAGATTAAAGGAAACAAAGGAAAGTCTATTCACGAAAATGGATTAGTAGTACATACAACTCTTGATAGGGAGCTTCAAAAAGAAGCAAAATCAATTATGCAAAACGATCTACCTGTACAAAGATATTTGGAGGTTGATGAAACTAGGCTGGCACAACCCCAGGGTTCTCTTGTAGCATTAGAGCCAGACACAGGATTTGTGAGAACACTGGTGGGCGGTAGGAGTTTTGAAAAATCAGAGCTAAACAGGGCCAACTTAAAAAATGGAAGGGAAATGGGGTCAGTCTTTAAACCTTTTGTTTATGCTACTGCCCTAGAAGAAAAACACTATCATCCAGCAACTATGATCACGTGTGAAGAAACAGAATTTAAGCTGGATGGTAATAGTGATGAAGTTTATACACCTACCTGTTTTGGCGGGGGATACCATGATGAAGATTTCACCTTAAGACGCGCCCTTACCAAGTCTTGCAATGTTGCAGCTGTAACCATAAATAAAGAAATTAATCCTAAAAATAGTGTTAGATATGCCAAAAAACTAGGGATAGAAAGCGATCTCTCCCCCTGGCTGTCCTTGCCGATGGGTGCCTTTGGGGTTAGTCTCTATGAAGTTACAGCTTCTTATGCGCCCTTTGCAAATCATGGGGTAAGAACTGCTCCAACTCTGATTAAAGAAGTAGAAAATTTCAAAAATGAAACCGTATACCAGGATGAGAATAGTAGAGAGGTAGTACTTGACGAAAGGATTGCTTATCAACTAACTAATATGTTAAAAGATGTAATATCTCCTGAAGGTACAGCTTCTTCAATATATCAGAATGTTAGCTTTGATGCTGCCGGCAAAACAGGTACAAGTCAAGATGGTAGAGATGCAGCTTTTGTCGGTTATACTCCTGAGCTTGTTGTGGGTGTTCACATTGGAGATGATAAAAATGAAGTTTTACAGGGTACTGGTGGTGGTCTTGCTGCGCCCCTTTGGGCCAGGTTTATGAATAGGGCAGATGAAAAATATGAATTTGGTAACTTTGATAAGCCTGATGGGATGGTCGCAAAAGATATATGTCAAGAGTCAGGCAATATAGCTAGTACTAACTGCCCGGATGACCATGTAAAAGAAGAACATTTCTTGCCAAACAAGGTGTCAAGGGAAATATGTGATGAGCATTTTGATATTCCAGGGCTTCACTGGGGTGTTTGGTAA
- a CDS encoding class II fructose-1,6-bisphosphate aldolase, with amino-acid sequence MSLVTVTELLKKAEEGNYAVGAFNVNNMEIIQALVESATEESSPLILQASQGAIKYAGIDYIVGLVETAAKQTDIPIALHLDHGTSFDQNMLCIRKGFSSVMYDGSEEPLEENIKKTAEVVRIAHAVGVSVEGELGRIAGTEDNINVEEEDAFLTDPDEAKTFVKETGVDALAVAIGTAHGPYKGKEPKLDFERLEKIKNLTNTPIVLHGASGVPDESIKKAIDLGVRKINIDTNIRQAFTKGVRELLGEKPDEYDPRKILRPAKEEMKEVIKEKIRLFGCAGKA; translated from the coding sequence ATGTCACTAGTAACTGTGACTGAACTTTTGAAAAAAGCAGAAGAGGGGAATTATGCAGTAGGTGCGTTTAATGTTAATAATATGGAGATTATACAGGCTTTGGTCGAATCTGCAACGGAAGAATCTTCGCCACTTATCTTACAGGCAAGTCAGGGAGCAATAAAATATGCTGGGATAGACTACATAGTAGGTCTTGTTGAAACGGCAGCAAAGCAAACTGATATTCCAATTGCACTGCACCTTGACCATGGAACAAGTTTTGATCAGAATATGTTATGTATTCGTAAAGGTTTTAGCTCTGTTATGTATGATGGTTCAGAAGAACCTCTTGAAGAAAATATCAAAAAAACAGCAGAAGTTGTAAGAATTGCTCACGCTGTAGGTGTATCTGTTGAAGGTGAACTGGGAAGAATTGCAGGTACAGAAGACAATATTAACGTAGAAGAAGAGGATGCGTTTTTGACTGATCCTGATGAGGCTAAAACTTTTGTTAAAGAAACAGGGGTTGATGCCCTGGCTGTTGCTATAGGTACAGCTCATGGCCCCTACAAAGGCAAAGAGCCAAAACTCGACTTTGAACGTTTAGAAAAAATTAAAAACCTGACAAACACACCGATAGTATTACATGGTGCATCAGGAGTCCCCGATGAATCTATCAAAAAAGCTATTGACTTAGGTGTTAGAAAGATAAATATAGACACAAATATTCGCCAAGCTTTCACCAAAGGGGTTAGAGAGCTTCTTGGTGAAAAGCCAGATGAGTATGATCCAAGAAAAATTCTTCGCCCGGCTAAAGAAGAAATGAAAGAAGTAATAAAAGAAAAAATAAGACTTTTTGGCTGTGCGGGCAAAGCCTAG
- a CDS encoding sulfite exporter TauE/SafE family protein, with translation MKEIIKRLIKNFKFTFLGLIAGLINGTLGVGGGTFLIPSLTHISKTKQHIAHGTTILVILPTAIASTIVYGINQQIDFALTWRVILSGMIGSFIGARLMNKLSAPLLKSLFAIFIIITGIRLILI, from the coding sequence ATGAAAGAGATTATAAAGAGATTAATCAAAAATTTCAAATTTACATTTTTAGGATTAATTGCAGGTTTAATAAATGGAACTTTAGGAGTCGGAGGAGGAACTTTTCTTATCCCTTCCCTTACACATATAAGCAAAACAAAACAGCATATTGCTCACGGAACTACTATTCTTGTAATACTCCCTACTGCAATTGCCAGCACGATTGTATACGGGATAAACCAACAAATAGATTTTGCTCTTACATGGCGAGTAATTTTAAGTGGTATGATTGGCAGTTTTATCGGCGCAAGGCTAATGAATAAATTGTCTGCCCCCCTATTAAAGAGTTTATTTGCTATTTTTATTATTATTACTGGGATAAGGTTAATACTGATATGA
- a CDS encoding FMN-binding glutamate synthase family protein: protein MALSSIWTKNIIKNIQQKGEEGKYQLRGFGANMPYPSLDDLLIVPAQIHKTAYDKYRETIDTKVVIGEDLKRPLELEVPIFIAAMSFGAISKHGKMAFAKGASQVGIATATGEGGRLQEETEICEKYGGKLIVQWSTGRFGVNMDYLKNADAVEVKLGQGAKPGMGGHLMAEKINDKIAETRGIDEDTDALSPCRHLDVESAEDLAKHVNLLRELTNYEIPIIIKLGPGDIYEDTKLAIEAGPDAVAIDGGEGGTGCAPHIVAEHAGVPTLGVFEPAMKAFNETGAKERGIKFLIMGGIRNGADMYKALALGADACGIGTAAMVAIGCIGCQQCHTGTCPYGIATQDEEKVAKLDPDEAGDKLGNYLKATREELVTLTALSGHNDTHEPSKDDLVALNINASAVTGVKLMGYDKPVTSWFDK, encoded by the coding sequence ATGGCATTAAGTAGTATATGGACAAAAAATATAATTAAAAATATACAACAAAAAGGTGAAGAAGGAAAGTATCAACTTAGAGGTTTTGGAGCAAACATGCCATATCCTAGCCTTGATGATCTACTCATTGTTCCGGCCCAAATACACAAGACAGCTTACGATAAATATCGTGAAACTATAGATACCAAAGTTGTTATAGGTGAAGATCTAAAACGTCCTTTAGAGCTAGAAGTACCTATTTTTATAGCTGCTATGTCTTTTGGCGCTATTAGCAAACACGGCAAAATGGCCTTTGCAAAAGGTGCTTCTCAGGTTGGAATAGCTACAGCAACTGGAGAAGGTGGCAGATTACAAGAAGAAACAGAGATTTGCGAAAAATACGGTGGCAAACTAATAGTTCAGTGGTCGACGGGTAGATTTGGAGTAAATATGGACTACCTGAAAAATGCTGATGCAGTTGAGGTAAAGCTAGGCCAGGGAGCAAAGCCTGGTATGGGTGGTCACTTGATGGCCGAAAAAATCAATGACAAAATTGCAGAAACTAGAGGAATAGATGAAGATACAGACGCCCTTAGCCCTTGTAGACACCTTGATGTTGAGTCTGCTGAGGACCTTGCAAAGCATGTTAACCTATTAAGAGAACTAACAAACTATGAAATTCCTATAATTATTAAACTAGGCCCTGGAGACATATATGAAGATACAAAGCTAGCTATAGAAGCTGGACCTGATGCAGTAGCAATTGATGGAGGAGAAGGTGGAACTGGTTGTGCTCCACATATTGTAGCAGAACACGCTGGTGTTCCAACTTTAGGTGTTTTTGAGCCTGCTATGAAAGCGTTCAATGAAACAGGTGCCAAAGAAAGAGGTATTAAATTCCTAATTATGGGCGGGATAAGAAACGGTGCAGATATGTACAAAGCTCTTGCCCTAGGGGCAGATGCTTGTGGTATAGGAACCGCGGCTATGGTAGCAATAGGCTGTATAGGGTGTCAGCAGTGCCATACCGGGACATGTCCTTATGGCATAGCAACACAAGACGAAGAAAAAGTTGCAAAACTTGATCCCGACGAAGCTGGAGATAAGCTTGGTAACTATCTAAAAGCAACTAGAGAAGAGCTAGTTACTTTGACAGCCCTATCAGGCCATAATGATACTCATGAACCTTCAAAGGACGACCTTGTAGCTTTGAATATAAATGCATCAGCTGTTACCGGTGTTAAGCTGATGGGTTATGACAAACCCGTTACATCCTGGTTTGATAAGTAA
- a CDS encoding aspartate/glutamate racemase family protein: MNDLKIGVIGGMGPEATSEFYMKLIKATRAKKDQEHYHVFIDSNAKIPDRTKAILENGKSPVSEITKTAKNLELLGVDVACMPCMTAHYFIEDIQKEVSYTIMNVFEEVKKYIYNNFPSHLKVGVLATTGTIETGLFDKYLGDVNVIYPNHISQKRKVMEAIYGENGLKSGQTEGEPVELLIEASNELIESGANIIICGCSEIGMVLKEDMIEKPLIDPMDTLVNATIGHSEEVRIKNVK, translated from the coding sequence ATGAACGATTTAAAAATTGGGGTAATAGGTGGCATGGGCCCTGAAGCAACAAGTGAATTTTACATGAAGCTAATTAAAGCCACACGAGCCAAAAAAGATCAAGAGCATTATCATGTTTTCATTGATAGTAATGCTAAGATTCCAGATAGAACAAAAGCCATCTTAGAAAATGGAAAAAGCCCAGTTAGCGAAATAACTAAAACTGCTAAAAATCTCGAACTATTAGGTGTAGATGTTGCGTGTATGCCCTGTATGACAGCTCATTATTTTATAGAAGATATCCAAAAAGAAGTCTCATACACAATCATGAATGTTTTTGAAGAAGTTAAAAAATATATCTATAACAACTTTCCTTCCCACTTAAAAGTTGGAGTGCTTGCTACTACTGGCACAATAGAAACGGGTTTATTTGATAAATACTTAGGTGATGTAAATGTTATATATCCAAATCATATTAGCCAGAAGAGAAAAGTGATGGAAGCAATATACGGGGAAAACGGGTTGAAGAGTGGCCAGACTGAAGGAGAACCTGTTGAGCTTTTAATAGAAGCTAGCAATGAATTAATAGAAAGCGGCGCTAATATAATAATATGTGGTTGTAGTGAGATAGGAATGGTTTTAAAAGAGGATATGATAGAGAAGCCTTTGATTGACCCGATGGATACTTTGGTAAATGCTACAATAGGTCACTCAGAGGAAGTAAGAATAAAAAATGTGAAGTAA